The Gammaproteobacteria bacterium genome has a segment encoding these proteins:
- the nhaA gene encoding Na+/H+ antiporter NhaA, giving the protein MNDPHSESPHNVKPRRFFAPWEHAFDRVLTPFEAFIHNQTTGGIMLLISAVVALLFANSPWGAAYHHLLEARVQISLGGFVLNKSLHHWINDGLMTLFFFLVGMEIKREVLVGELSSLRQASLPIVAAIGGMAAPALVYVLVAGGPEFVQGWGIPTATDIAFAVAALVLLGRRIPGPLMTFLVALAIVDDIGAVIVIAVFYTDQISTTYLALSAALLVTLIAFNLGGIRRPLPYFILGTLLWLAMLKSGVHATLAGVLLAFTIPAHPKFDPDDFANKQKHLLDRFDDARIKTGPLLSSPQQQAILETIEDNAAGMQTPLQRLEGGLHLPVALLVMPLFALANAGLSLDPAAVRLALSHPVTLAVAAGLVIGKPLGIVGSTWLAIKLGLGRLPEGVLMRHVIGVSMLAGIGFTMSIFITDLAFSGNTELIELGKAGILFASCSAGLLGYLWLRFVPTPQRK; this is encoded by the coding sequence ATGAACGATCCGCACAGCGAGTCCCCCCACAACGTCAAGCCGCGACGTTTTTTCGCCCCCTGGGAACATGCCTTCGACCGCGTCCTGACGCCGTTCGAGGCGTTCATCCACAATCAGACGACGGGCGGCATCATGCTGCTCATCTCCGCCGTGGTCGCCCTGCTGTTCGCCAACAGCCCCTGGGGTGCGGCCTACCATCATCTGCTGGAAGCCCGCGTTCAGATCTCGCTGGGCGGTTTCGTGCTCAATAAGTCACTGCACCACTGGATCAACGACGGGCTGATGACCCTGTTCTTTTTTCTGGTGGGAATGGAAATCAAGCGCGAGGTGCTGGTCGGCGAGCTGTCCAGTCTGCGCCAGGCATCGCTGCCCATCGTCGCCGCCATCGGCGGCATGGCCGCACCCGCACTGGTGTACGTGCTGGTGGCCGGCGGGCCGGAATTCGTCCAGGGCTGGGGCATCCCGACCGCCACTGACATCGCCTTTGCCGTCGCCGCCCTGGTGCTGCTGGGACGCCGCATTCCGGGGCCACTGATGACCTTCCTGGTCGCGCTGGCGATCGTGGACGACATCGGCGCGGTGATCGTCATCGCCGTGTTCTACACGGACCAGATATCGACAACGTATCTCGCCCTGTCGGCCGCCCTGCTGGTCACCCTGATCGCCTTCAATCTGGGCGGCATCCGCCGACCGCTGCCTTATTTTATTCTTGGCACTTTGTTGTGGCTGGCGATGCTCAAGAGCGGGGTGCACGCCACCCTGGCGGGTGTGCTGCTGGCCTTCACGATTCCGGCGCATCCCAAGTTCGACCCGGATGATTTTGCGAACAAGCAGAAACACCTGCTGGACCGCTTCGATGACGCGCGCATCAAGACCGGCCCCCTGCTGTCCAGCCCGCAGCAGCAGGCCATCCTGGAAACCATTGAAGACAATGCGGCCGGCATGCAGACCCCCTTGCAGCGCCTGGAAGGCGGCCTGCACCTGCCGGTCGCACTGCTCGTCATGCCCCTGTTCGCACTGGCCAACGCCGGCCTCAGCCTGGACCCCGCAGCCGTGCGTCTCGCCCTGTCCCATCCGGTCACGCTGGCCGTGGCAGCCGGTCTGGTCATCGGCAAACCGCTCGGCATCGTGGGCAGCACCTGGCTGGCGATCAAGCTGGGCCTGGGACGTTTGCCCGAGGGCGTGCTGATGCGCCACGTGATCGGTGTATCCATGCTGGCCGGCATCGGATTCACCATGTCGATCTTCATCACCGACCTGGCCTTCAGCGGCAACACGGAACTGATCGAACTGGGCAAGGCCGGCATCCTGTTCGCTTCATGTAGCGCCGGCCTGCTCGGCTATCTCTGGCTGCGATTTGTGCCCACGCCGCAGCGTAAGTGA
- a CDS encoding thioredoxin family protein yields MARTPSTMLDLGTSAPDFSLQDAVSGNTVSLSDYAGKPLLVAFICNHCPFVQLIRHEFARYAREYEQKGLAVVAIQSNDVESHPDDSPEKMQDEARRFGYTFPYLSDPTQEVAKAYRAACTPDFFLFDADHRLVYRGQFDAARPGSDVPVTGEDLRVASEALLSGTPVPQDQKPSLGCNIKWKPGNEPDYYG; encoded by the coding sequence ATGGCACGTACTCCCTCGACCATGCTCGACCTGGGCACGTCTGCACCCGATTTCTCCCTGCAGGATGCCGTGAGCGGCAACACCGTTTCGCTGTCCGATTACGCCGGCAAACCCCTGCTGGTGGCCTTCATCTGCAACCATTGCCCGTTCGTGCAGCTGATCCGCCACGAGTTCGCCCGCTATGCGCGCGAATACGAGCAAAAAGGGCTTGCGGTGGTGGCGATTCAATCCAACGACGTGGAAAGCCACCCGGACGACAGCCCGGAAAAGATGCAGGACGAGGCACGGCGTTTCGGCTACACCTTCCCCTATCTCAGCGACCCGACGCAGGAAGTGGCCAAGGCCTATCGCGCCGCCTGCACACCGGACTTCTTCCTGTTCGATGCCGACCACAGGCTGGTCTATCGCGGCCAGTTCGACGCCGCCCGCCCGGGCAGCGATGTTCCCGTCACCGGCGAGGACCTGCGCGTGGCATCCGAGGCGCTGCTGTCCGGCACGCCGGTTCCTCAGGACCAGAAACCCAGCCTGGGCTGCAATATCAAATGGAAGCCCGGCAACGAGCCGGATTACTACGGCTGA
- a CDS encoding bifunctional acetate--CoA ligase family protein/GNAT family N-acetyltransferase, with translation MGPHYLSRLFSPESIAVIGASERPDSVGMRVLVNLREAEYQGAVYPVNPKHKRVLEQRCYPDVASINKPVDLAVIATPAPTVPKIIHQCGEAGVRAVVVISAGFGEVGEQGHQLQEALIEGARRYGMRVLGPNCLGIMRPEIGLNATFSKNRAHPGHLALVSQSGALCTAVLDWAEQNDIGFSAIVSLGDAADLDFGDVLDYLALDPDTRSILLYIEGVLDARGFISGLRAAARLKPVIVIKAGRHAAGTRAAVSHTGALIGADDVFDAALERTGAVRAASVAQLFAAAEILTVNKPVRHNRLAIVTNGGGPGVMASDRASEMGVALPDPSKNSIEALNALLPKHWSHGNPIDILGDAPPDRYGRAVKACLDDPAYDGVVAMLSPQAMTEPTEAAQAVVDAAKDHRKPVLACWLGEAQVADARALFAEHHIPSFSTPEDSIEAFSFLSNYHHNQALLRQVPPPLHGHAAPDIEGARLIIESALSESRSLLSTTETRAILSAFHIPILPAIQAKDANDALIAAEALGFPVALKIDSPDLTHKSDVGGVRLNIGNAPAVRGAYQALMENVQRRAPDARVHGVTVEHMYESAQARELFIGVMRDPVFGPTISFGLGGTAIEVHRDRAVALPPLNTFIIRSMIGRTRVARMLGEFRQLPAINMGALESVLERISEMVCELPHIKELDINPLMADDQGVMAVDARIVVELPARHHDRYDHIAIHPYPSHLVSRWQLPDGTEIVLRPIRPEDAGIEQTFVKELSDESRYFRFMQALHELTPEMLVRFTQIDYSREMAFIAVTEIDGREVELGVARYTINPDRASCEFALVVLDSWHHRGIGTHLMEKLMQVARARSLQTMEGEVLSNNRNMLELVHSLGFTSRPSPDDPQIQIVSARL, from the coding sequence ATGGGACCGCATTACCTGAGCAGACTGTTTTCGCCCGAATCCATCGCCGTCATCGGCGCCAGCGAACGCCCGGACTCGGTGGGCATGCGCGTACTGGTCAACCTCAGGGAAGCCGAGTATCAAGGCGCGGTCTACCCGGTGAACCCCAAGCACAAACGCGTGCTGGAGCAACGCTGCTATCCCGACGTAGCGTCGATCAACAAACCGGTCGACCTGGCGGTCATCGCCACACCGGCACCCACCGTGCCGAAGATCATTCACCAGTGCGGCGAGGCGGGGGTGCGCGCCGTGGTCGTCATTTCCGCAGGCTTCGGCGAAGTCGGCGAACAGGGCCACCAGCTTCAGGAGGCGCTGATCGAGGGCGCGCGCCGATACGGCATGCGCGTCCTGGGCCCCAACTGCCTGGGCATCATGCGCCCGGAAATCGGCCTCAACGCCACCTTCAGCAAAAACCGCGCACACCCCGGGCATCTCGCACTGGTCTCGCAATCCGGCGCCCTGTGTACCGCCGTCCTGGACTGGGCGGAACAGAACGATATCGGTTTTTCCGCCATCGTCTCCCTGGGCGACGCGGCCGACCTCGATTTCGGCGACGTACTGGATTATCTGGCGCTCGATCCCGACACGCGCAGCATCCTGCTCTACATCGAAGGCGTGCTGGATGCGCGCGGCTTCATCAGCGGCCTGCGCGCCGCCGCCCGCCTCAAACCGGTCATCGTCATCAAGGCAGGACGCCATGCCGCGGGGACGCGCGCCGCCGTGTCGCACACAGGCGCCCTGATCGGCGCGGACGACGTCTTCGATGCGGCACTGGAACGCACCGGTGCCGTGCGGGCAGCCAGCGTCGCCCAGCTCTTTGCCGCGGCGGAGATCCTTACCGTCAACAAGCCGGTGCGTCACAACCGGCTTGCCATCGTCACCAACGGCGGCGGACCGGGCGTCATGGCCAGCGACCGTGCGTCGGAAATGGGCGTCGCACTGCCCGATCCATCGAAAAACAGCATTGAGGCCCTCAACGCCCTGCTTCCCAAACACTGGTCGCACGGCAACCCCATCGACATCCTCGGGGATGCGCCGCCCGATCGCTATGGCCGTGCGGTAAAGGCCTGCCTGGACGATCCGGCCTACGACGGGGTCGTGGCCATGCTCAGCCCCCAGGCCATGACGGAACCCACCGAGGCCGCCCAAGCGGTCGTCGATGCCGCCAAGGACCACCGCAAACCGGTGCTCGCCTGCTGGCTGGGCGAAGCGCAGGTAGCCGACGCGCGCGCGCTGTTCGCCGAACACCATATCCCTTCGTTCAGTACCCCCGAGGACTCCATCGAGGCCTTTTCGTTTCTGAGCAACTATCACCACAACCAGGCCCTGTTGCGCCAGGTTCCACCGCCGCTGCACGGCCATGCCGCACCCGACATCGAAGGCGCTCGGCTGATCATCGAAAGCGCACTCAGTGAGAGCCGCAGCCTGCTCAGCACCACCGAGACACGCGCCATCCTGAGCGCCTTCCATATCCCGATTCTGCCGGCCATCCAGGCCAAGGACGCCAACGACGCCCTGATCGCCGCCGAGGCACTGGGCTTCCCGGTCGCGCTCAAGATCGACTCCCCCGATCTCACCCACAAATCCGATGTCGGCGGCGTGCGGCTCAACATCGGCAATGCACCGGCCGTCCGCGGCGCCTATCAGGCGCTGATGGAAAACGTACAACGCCGCGCCCCCGATGCCCGGGTGCACGGCGTGACCGTGGAACACATGTACGAAAGCGCACAGGCCCGCGAGCTGTTCATCGGGGTGATGCGCGATCCGGTATTCGGCCCCACCATCAGTTTCGGCCTGGGCGGCACTGCGATCGAGGTGCACCGCGACCGCGCCGTCGCACTGCCGCCGCTCAACACCTTCATCATCCGCAGCATGATCGGCCGTACCCGCGTCGCGCGCATGCTGGGCGAATTCCGCCAACTGCCCGCGATCAACATGGGTGCCCTGGAAAGCGTCCTGGAGCGCATCTCTGAGATGGTCTGCGAGCTGCCGCACATCAAGGAACTGGACATCAATCCGCTGATGGCCGACGACCAGGGCGTAATGGCGGTGGATGCGCGCATCGTGGTCGAGCTGCCGGCCCGGCATCACGACCGTTACGACCATATCGCCATCCACCCCTATCCCAGCCACCTGGTCAGCCGGTGGCAGCTGCCGGACGGCACCGAGATCGTATTGCGCCCCATCCGCCCCGAAGACGCAGGCATCGAACAAACCTTCGTCAAGGAACTGTCGGACGAGTCGCGCTACTTCCGGTTCATGCAGGCCCTGCACGAACTGACGCCCGAAATGCTGGTGCGTTTCACGCAGATCGATTACTCGCGCGAAATGGCCTTCATCGCCGTCACCGAAATCGACGGCCGCGAGGTCGAGCTGGGCGTGGCCCGCTACACCATCAACCCCGACCGGGCGAGTTGCGAATTCGCCCTGGTCGTCCTCGACTCGTGGCACCATCGCG
- a CDS encoding alpha/beta fold hydrolase, translating into MTLNAQARITRERLAFLNRDGLQLAGLLERPTGQPRAYALFAHCFTCSKDIGAATRIARALAEQGFAVLRFDFTGLGNSEGDFANTNFSSNIDDLVSAAEHLAETGCAPDLLIGHSLGGAAVLAAAHRIPSAKAVVTIAAPSDPAHVANLFENSREEIKEAGYAQVNLVGRHFTIKRQFLEDIESHSLHEQIAHLNRALLILHSPTDEVVGVEHARHIYEAAKHPKSFISLDRADHLITRQEDASYVADTIAIWASRYLARCAEDGGRMESPALQTGEVLVRDTYGHLTHEVFTESHRLLADEPIHEGGDAMGPSPYEYLLAALGSCTAMTLRLYAEHKQLPLRHVSVRLTHAKVHAQDSEHCAENHPEKLSLITREITLVGDLTEAQRQRMLQIADRCPVHRTLTGKICIESRLAT; encoded by the coding sequence ATGACACTCAACGCCCAGGCACGCATCACGCGTGAGCGACTCGCTTTCCTCAATCGCGACGGCCTGCAACTGGCCGGCCTGCTGGAACGGCCGACCGGCCAGCCCCGCGCCTATGCCCTGTTCGCCCATTGCTTCACCTGTTCCAAGGATATCGGCGCCGCCACCCGCATCGCGCGCGCCCTGGCCGAACAGGGATTCGCCGTGTTGCGCTTCGACTTCACCGGCCTAGGCAACAGCGAGGGCGATTTCGCCAATACCAACTTCAGTTCCAATATCGACGATCTGGTCAGCGCCGCGGAGCATCTGGCCGAAACCGGCTGCGCGCCCGACCTGCTGATCGGACACAGTCTGGGCGGGGCGGCCGTGCTGGCCGCGGCGCATCGCATCCCCTCGGCCAAGGCCGTGGTCACCATCGCCGCGCCCAGCGACCCGGCCCACGTCGCGAATCTGTTCGAAAACAGCCGCGAGGAGATCAAGGAGGCCGGTTACGCGCAGGTCAATCTGGTCGGACGGCACTTCACCATCAAAAGGCAGTTCCTCGAGGACATCGAATCCCATTCCCTGCATGAACAGATCGCGCACCTGAACCGCGCCCTGCTGATCCTGCATTCACCGACCGACGAGGTAGTGGGCGTGGAACATGCCCGGCACATCTACGAGGCCGCCAAGCATCCCAAGAGTTTCATCTCGCTGGACCGGGCCGATCACCTGATCACCCGCCAGGAGGATGCGAGCTACGTCGCCGACACCATCGCCATCTGGGCCAGCCGCTACCTTGCCCGCTGCGCGGAGGACGGCGGCCGCATGGAATCGCCCGCGCTGCAAACGGGCGAGGTCCTGGTGCGCGATACCTACGGGCATCTCACCCACGAGGTCTTCACCGAGTCGCACCGCCTGCTGGCCGACGAACCGATCCACGAAGGTGGCGACGCGATGGGACCGTCGCCGTACGAATACCTGCTCGCGGCCCTGGGTTCCTGCACCGCGATGACCCTGCGGCTTTATGCCGAGCACAAACAGCTCCCGCTGCGACACGTCAGCGTGCGCCTCACCCATGCCAAGGTGCACGCGCAGGACAGTGAGCACTGCGCGGAAAATCATCCCGAGAAACTGAGTCTGATCACGCGCGAGATCACGCTCGTCGGCGATCTCACCGAGGCGCAGCGCCAGCGCATGCTGCAGATCGCCGATCGCTGCCCGGTGCACCGCACCCTGACCGGCAAGATCTGCATCGAATCGCGCCTGGCGACCTGA
- a CDS encoding histone deacetylase family protein produces the protein MTLALITHPACRLHDMGIDHPEQPARLDAINDQLIASGLDMLLRHETAPAATREQLERVHTPAYVQSIFEASPLEGRAWLDPDTRMSPESLDAALHAAGAVVYGVDLVMRGDVRHAFCMVRPPGHHATRDSSMGFCIFNNVAVGAAHALAVYGLQRVAIVDFDVHHGNGTEDIFRDDPRVLYCSTFQHPFYPYQGADSGNEHIINVPLPAGSNGVVFREAVERHWVPALEDFGPELILISAGFDAHVEDDMSALRLVEGDYQRVTQMLVEMAARCAHGRIVSVLEGGYALSALGRSVAAHLNALLD, from the coding sequence ATGACGCTCGCACTTATTACCCACCCAGCCTGCCGGCTTCACGATATGGGGATCGATCATCCCGAGCAACCCGCGCGGCTGGACGCCATCAACGACCAGCTCATCGCCTCGGGTCTGGACATGCTGTTGCGCCACGAAACCGCGCCGGCGGCTACCCGCGAGCAGCTCGAGCGGGTGCATACTCCGGCGTACGTGCAGTCCATTTTCGAGGCCTCGCCCCTGGAAGGCCGCGCATGGCTGGATCCCGATACCCGGATGAGCCCCGAGTCGTTGGATGCCGCGCTGCACGCTGCGGGCGCTGTGGTATACGGGGTCGATCTGGTCATGCGCGGCGACGTCCGCCATGCCTTCTGCATGGTGCGTCCGCCCGGTCACCATGCCACGCGGGACAGCTCGATGGGGTTCTGCATCTTCAACAACGTGGCGGTGGGTGCCGCGCATGCCTTGGCGGTGTACGGGTTGCAGCGGGTCGCGATCGTCGATTTCGACGTGCATCACGGCAACGGGACGGAGGATATTTTCCGCGACGATCCGCGCGTGCTGTACTGCTCCACCTTTCAGCATCCGTTTTACCCCTACCAGGGCGCGGACAGCGGCAACGAACACATCATCAATGTCCCCCTGCCGGCGGGCAGCAACGGCGTGGTGTTCCGCGAGGCGGTCGAGCGGCACTGGGTGCCGGCGCTGGAGGATTTCGGGCCCGAGTTGATCCTGATTTCGGCCGGCTTCGACGCCCATGTGGAAGACGATATGTCCGCCCTGCGCCTGGTGGAGGGCGATTACCAGCGGGTTACGCAGATGCTGGTGGAGATGGCCGCGCGCTGTGCGCACGGCCGCATCGTCTCGGTCCTGGAGGGCGGTTACGCCTTGTCCGCGCTGGGGCGCAGCGTGGCCGCCCACCTCAATGCGCTGCTCGATTAG